The Ipomoea triloba cultivar NCNSP0323 chromosome 14, ASM357664v1 region GAAATATCAAATAGCAATGTCAACTTTATTGAAAGGTTctcaaaaagttttaaatttattaatccTGTTAGTAATTTGTAGTAATGTGCTTACGTAATTTTTCTTCAATCTTACGAATTAGAATTAATTAAAGACAATTTTGATCTTGATTTATGTACTCATAATGTCTACAGACTGACTCGGACAAAGTGGACATCTGACTTTGTCTGAGATAGGATGATTGACAATCCATATGTATTCCATAGTTCAATCCACTTCAATGTTGCATAATGTTTGTTAATACTCTTCATATTTGGCTTCTTATTGTTGAAATCCTCCCGATCAACAATCCTTCTTTGGTGGTGGGAAGCTTGGGAGATGGTGCACCACTTCAAATTCTGTCCCAATCAACAATCCTTCTCTGCAGGTTAGTCATGGAACCTTCTCCAAATCAAGAAGGCGACCAAAATCTGGTCGCTTTCTTTAGTGAAGGCCACCAATCCAGTCAATTTGGTAGCCTTTTGGTGAATGACGGCCGAATTAAGATGCAAAGTATTGTGTCCATATTGGTTTTTTAGTATAAGAGTATGAAGTTTTAAgcccgacctctcttaagggatgAGAGTGCACCGTCACTCACGCTAACCAAATTGATTATTTTAAAGGTTGTATAATTGAAAGAAGTCTATTAGTCTATGTGCTATGCCCAATGCCCAAGATTGAACCTAAATATAAGTTTGTGACTCTACTGGTCTGATgcatacttaaaaaaaaaggttaattgCTATGTGACATGAGGATGATGCTCAAATTCAAGAATTAAGTATAACCTAATGGTGCGACACTACTTGTAATCATGCAAAGATAGCTAGATAGAGGTAGgaacactcatcatttgtggaATAATTGGCAATGAGATTAGACTTGATGGTGAAGATGTCATGTTATGATGcgacactattttttttttgtaaattctctaactggatatatttattttttacattttatgttaaattgtttcaagtaatcaatttttttttgtatattttattgttgtgttaggtgtttttttattaattattatttgatagcaaaaatgATAGAAAATGGCACCACTAGGAGGgaaaacaaagtgaagaagaaatgttaaaatatttgattttacatttttatcctcaattttaacacctatttaacatgaATTTAACAGAAggatcaaaattggtacaaaatcaatagttaagagaccaactttggtaaaattaaaagtcggaaataaaaattggtaaaagtcaatagtcaaaggactatttttggaattaactcttaaaataatTGCACAACTTTTAGTTTTTAAAGAGTTAACTATATTTATTAGGTTAACGagtctaattatattattgaaataagtaaaaaaaaaaattatttggccATTATTTCTAAATTCCAAACTATTACGTTGTCTACAAAATGGCTCGAGTAGAAAACTTtgaacacttttttttaaagagcaacaaaatattcatatgaggcgccaaagaccttgtggtctagtggtattcGGTGTTttgatttacactcccacatggatgatgggagtgggttcctGTGTTAGCGATAAGGGAATTGCAATACCGTAAAGACAAAAACCAGTTGGAGGGGTTCGCCCTTGTAATTAGTGAAAATTGTGGGGAATGTATAGGTTTATTTTTTACCCCGAGGCCATTTTAAAATGgactatattactatattagtagTAGTGTGAGTATTaaggattaaaaataaaaaatcattttcccaATATTCGTTTTCCAATTTTGTACTTAGCTGCCGCCCCCCACCCACCGACCTCTGGGGCATCTCAGGTACTGCTTCGGCCTTCAGAGTTAACAATCTCCCTCTCACGCTTGTTTCGCTGCCCTGGCAGAAGGGCGGTTGGGAATTCACTCCAGCACTTCTTTGAGGCATATCATCAAACACCTGGTGTTGTATATAGAAGACTACTAGCTAGCCACCATGGATGGTTCGTCATTCCCAGCCTCTTGTTTATTTCTTCATGAAAACTTGCTTTGCATAATCTACCATAATAATTTCCGCACTGAAGGAATTTTTCAATGCAAAAGAGTAATCATAGTTGGTATCCATTACATTTACTGAAGTAGTGCCTGTATAAagctttaattttttctaactttttaatttcttcatggCCCATACTGAATGTGCATTACCTAGAAACTCTCtgtttgagaaaagggagaagagATCCTTTATCATCAAATTCAATTATATGTTTTGGCTGAGTAGTATATTATGTAGTGAATGTGTAGCATTGTGGATTATGATGGTTTGACATATCCTATTTGTTATGCCTTGTGATCATATAGTTGATGCTGAGCCAACTATGGAGGAAACCATTTTGGTGGGTGATGACCTAATGATGGGCCCTCCATCGCCAATCATTCCTCCAGAGATAGCATCTCATGTCCTTGAAGGTGTTGAAATGTGTGATGGAATCTTAAGGAATCTTTTCCTATGTAAGCAACTCCTAGTCTGAAGCTTAATTCAACAGCTTATTTCACATCTAATTTGGCTCATTAACGCGTCTGTGTTATAGGCTTACAAATCAATGAAATCGAACCATTCTGTCAAGACGAGATTATCTTGTATCAACAATGTGCAGAGAAAAGGGTGAGGAAGATAATGCatgtatttattttagtttgttCATTTGTTTGATTGATATTAAATTCTTACATTTTTTAATGATGATCATTAGATCTTGAATAACTAATGTGCTTTTCAATGGTTTGATGTGAACTTTCTGTGATGTAGGATAAGGAGCTCAGACGACGGATTCAAGATAGTGAGCATAAATTAGGGTTGTCAATGCCTTTAGATCTTGCAAAAGAACGAGCTGCCCAGCTAGAATCAGAAGTCACATCACTGGATAGGTACGGAATGGGTTATGAATCTTATTATTTATCATGTTGTGTATACTACCTCTAGTTCTTATGCTATAATATTGAACTTTAATCAAGTAAAAAAcgaagaaaatagaaaaaagaagagaCATGTATGTCACTTGAGGAACTTATTTTGTGCACAGAATTATAATATGACCATAAATTGACAATTAATAGAGCATTCAGTACATGTACATTACTGAAATTGGTTTTGACAGAAATTTTCCTGATGTTATAAATGAAtggaaaatttattttctttgtatttACACCAAAACTTCCTTACCTGTAGTGTTCTGTTTTTTCTTTAACATATTGGAAACAAGATTAGTAGTAATTTCTTCAGGGAAAAATGACTAATATACTTTTGAATGGTTTAAATCTAGGCAAGTTTCTGTTCTCTTGGTCTTTTaaagtattacggagtatattttactattttagatCATGCTTCTTGGTGGTATTAAGAGATTTGACCTGAAAGATATGCATACATTGCTCAATATGCTCATCTTatcctcctttttttttggaaggtcCCAATCCCCGAGGATGAAAAATATACTTGGGGGAGAGAACTTGATATACATTATGGAAAAAAGTCCTTATATGAATATAAACTGCTAGGGTTCTTGATGCACAGAATGGAATTCTATATATTTATGCTTGTAGTGGTTGTGTCATAGAATTGTGTACCTTCTGCTGGAGTCTTGTTATTTGATACTGAGTCATCATTATTATCTTGCCCATACAAATAAATCTTTCGTTTTCCTATTGTAGACGTTTAATATTGGCAAGTGGAGTTGAAGGCATGGAAGGATTTCGACAGAGGTGGAGTCTCCACGGTCGCCTTATGGATACCAAGTACACTAACTGATTGTGACATCAACATTGTATATGCATTGATGGATTGATTACCACGTTCACTTACCCTAATAGATTGTGGTCTATGCTTTCTCTATATTCTGTTTACTGTGTTTATTTAGATTTGTCCTTTTACAGGAAAAGGCTAGAGTCTCTGAAGCAGGGAATGGAGAGTAGAAAGGAGGATGAGCCAACCAGAAATTCCCCCACCAGAAAGAAATGGTTCTTCTGGTGAAAGTGGATTTTTTTCTCAGCTGTATGAACTATTGCCACCGCCTTCAACAACGTCGATCAATGATTGGCTCTAATGCCCATGGATAAACACAGATTTACTTGTTGAAAATGGTAATCTCCAATTTGGTGCCTTGTTTGGAAAAATTGATGTCTTGTCATTATAAAGGATTGAATTATgagattttttatatttgagctTACATTATGCATCAATACATACAATACAATTGCATTAAGTTTACTTTTTACGAACGGGGCACAGTATTTGGCTGCAAAACTAATATTTCTCTGCATATGTTGTGTCATCTGTACAAATTGGCAATACAGATAATCCAAATGCTATCAAACTGCTTGTGAGTTCTCTCTCAGCTCTGACTTCCATTGCAACTGATTATTGTGCAGTCAAAATATGGTCCTTTTGGACCTGCAGTTGACCGGTTCAATGTCAACTCAAACCGAGAAGGCCAATATAGGTTACTTCCATTGTGAGTcgaatttgaaattttgtggttaccaagttaatAACCCGATCAACTTGGCGAGGTTGTCCCAAAGAATATGGTCATTTTGCTCCCTATGAAAGGGGATGAGGAATTAAGCATATCTCATAAAGCCCATATGCTTACGTGTAAGAATATGGCTCCCTTGTATAGTTGTATGcattaacatgtttggttcacgggaTAAatttctacacttataataagagccaataatatTAGACCCCTAtctggaactaaaaaatgttagtGTAATAGTCtgttataacatattgtactttgtgttcttcttattgtgcaacctccaattaaattcctaatatatcctaatcatttataattttaccaaattctttccgttaaatataacggaagtttaacattaaattctttagaaaTTGGTGTGATAACTAATTAAGGGAAtaaataggaatactattccatgGGGAATGGAATAGACCTGGAATAGAATAAGATTTGTATTTCATTGTTTAGTTTATTGAAgtaatagactttaggaatgttATTTCAGTGTTTGGAACCCAAACACGCGGAAATTATGAGAGAAATgtacaataaaatatattttattttctttgaatactactaactctattagaatgcagtatacTAActtcactgagactcgaaccaccacctcccgtataaaaggaagggtttgatgccactggaccacaaggttctTGGCCTGttatcttttctttaatttttcatttctctggatttttttttttaaaatcctgATTAGTAAATGCACTTTCGGATTTTGAGAAAATCACTTTATCCCTATTTTACACAAGTTATCCATAAATTAATAACTTATATCAGTAAAGAAACACATAGACTAGTAAAAGCATTATGAAAGAAACACATAAACTAGAACTCCGTAATAGACTGATAGGTGTGTTGTGAGGTGTAATTAAGTCATTTAAGTGGAACCGTGGAAGGATTAgaactattttttatttcttgactataacaaaatttatGCGTTCACCACCACTGTTGAGCATAATCTCTTTGCTCaacttgaatttgaatttagggtgtgtttagtaacctgtaaaatgacttccggaaaatgttttttgagttttcggtgtttggcaacgtccggaaaatgtggtcaacagaatatgttttccgttgaccaaggaaaagcAGTTCattttttccggaaaatgaccgTTTCAAATGTTctcgaccaaaaccaagccatatcactCATGACCATGGACTAAGGAGGTGGGAAAATCGCCGGAAACTTttgctatgtttttttttttttttttttttttacttttttcttttataaattttatttttaataaataataatattttaatattattataattttttatattttaaataaaacagttacaatgtttaattatacaattttatccattttccagaaaatgaaccaaacacacaaagacagttttccataatatatccaaacactggaaatgaaactgtttttcagaaaatgactcattttctagaagtcattttcctgctttccaaacggacccttaggCACTCTTGAGTATAATCTCTAAGCCTTTTGAACTGAATCTCAacttgaatttaaatttaagcACTCTTGAGTATAATCTCTAAGCCTTTTGAACTGAATCTCAAcctgaatttaaatttaaacacaCTTGAGCATAATCTCTAAGTCTCTTGAACTGAATCTCATACTCTAGATCCAACTTTCTCATAATTCTTATTATTGCCCTTCTATACATACAGATTGTGACATTGAAGTTCAACTTAGGTTTAATGTCCCTACTTAACTTTGAATAACCAATAATAAGATTTTGTCTCACATTTTCttcattcttccattttaacCACTTTTGACTAACTATCCTTAAGGTGAATTGAGAGTTGCATTTATGTTTCAACATAATTGATTTCACTTGAAAACACCTAGTTCTTTGTTCCCATCATGCAACTAACATGAAATGCACATCCCTTTCCAAGACATTTTACCCTAACATACTTTAATCTATTTTTTGTCCAGAATAAATTCCCTTTTGTGTGTACAAAATAACTTATCATAGCAAGCTTGAATTGCACATTATCATCAAAATACATACCTAATTCAACAAAGAGTAGACAAATTTAAACCAAACACTTCAGACTCATCCACCCCGTGTTCAacataaattttgtactttttattttgacGAGCAAGCTGGGCTAAGGGTAAACTACTATAATCATTATCTAATAGTTTTAAAGATTGGAAGAGTTCAAAGGTTTACTTCTAAGTAAGTGAGACTATTTTCACATATCTTCGATCTgatatatacttaattaataGGGATAAAATATTAAGTTCGGGTCAACACGCACTACCTCAGTCTCACCATTCAAATATTGGAACATAGAGTTTTGCACGAAATTACCacaatgataaattattaaatccaCAAATTCGTCCatcctaacaaaaaaaaaacatattcaatacacattttaaacataaaagcaaAGACCACACTTTATCACTTTATACACAATAAATTGACAAAAACAAGCCTAGCAGAAGTGCAGAACCACACTTTATTCACACATATTCAACAAAAAGCAACGTAGCAAGACCTCGCTACATCAAAATCTAAACATATAATATTCCTATCAAAGCCACAGTACATCAACAtcataaacatatattatttgcaGCAGTACCACACTATATCAACATTATAAATCCAATCACGTCTTCtgatttccaaacacaccctaacttAAATGCAAAGTAAAGTGAAGAGGTGAAGGACTAGCATATGATTACGATTCTTTGAGCCCtttcttatattatattgctCTCTGTTTATCGTTTCAAGTCTCAACGCATCATCTGGTGGAAGTTGAACAGGAAGGAGAGAGAGATGAGTTACAAGAAGAACACAGAAAGCGCCGATGAGGTTGAAGAGCTGCTGCGAGCCGCCGAAGACGAAACCCTTCTGCGCCTCAGCATCAACTCCCACACTGCCCGCGGTTCCTCCGCCCAATTCATCGACGCAGACCTCGATCGCCGCTTCCAAGCCCTAAAATCCCGACCAAAAACCTCTGCTGTTCCTAATAAGCCCCAGAAAAAGCCTGCTCCGACTGCATCATCCCGGCCTGACGATGTACAGGGCCCCAAAAAGGTCGCCGATGGTGATTTAGATGGTGCGGATGATCTGTTTGCTAGATTCACTGCGCTCAAGAGCTCCCTCCCCTCTTATTCGTCTTCGTCGGGGAGTGTTAACGATCCGGGAAGGGCGAAATTGGAGAGTGGTGAAGAagaggatgaggatgatgaaGTTGAGAAGTTGATGAAGTGGGCGATTGATGCTGCCAGGCTTGATCCTTCTCCTCCTTCCGatactgatgatgatgatgttcaCGACGATAGTGATGAGGAGGAGGACGAGGACAGTGATGGGGCTAAAAGAAAGACAAAACGTAAATGATCATAAACTGTATGTCTATCTGTTTACATTACACTATACTTCTAGGTTACTTCAAATTTAGTACATATACTGCCTTCTTTGTGCATTTtctttctctctatatatacatCATGAAGTAGTAGATTAAGTTTTGTATTTTTACCGTGCTTGTTATGTGGTGGAAGGGAATGGGCATTCATTTTCACTTGTTTGGGAAGCAGCAATCATGTATCTGTGTTGTGCTATTTGGGCATATCAGATAAGAAATGTAGTTATACACAACTTTAGAAACTTCCAAGAGCAcaaatcaaaatgaaaaaaagaaaaaagaaaggacCTTTTAGCTGTGGTGTAGCAGTATAATGCAACCATGCAAGTTATAAATGAACAGGTTGTTATAAGTAAACTGCATCATTCTCTGATGTTACAAAAACATGACAAAATATCCCTTTTAAGGAATATAAATAACTCACTAATTCCTCAATGCCATTTAGAAGTATTTTAAAGAAGCTTATgcttttaaaagtaaatctgATTTGATCAAGGATATTAGTAACTTTTTGTTCTTGAGATTCAAATGGTAAACaaaaagtttttcttttttttgctcAAATTTTCTGCAGAGATGTGCTATTGTTAgaacttaaaaataaatctgTAGTTTAATAATTTTCAAGTATTCCAATAATAAGTCAATTAAACAGAATTAGCCTTCGGGTAATCGGGTTTGAGTTATTCTTCAAGAGCCAGGACTTCTCATATCAAGTATTAGCCTCTCCAAGATTTTTTGCTATGTTAGTACATTACCATGTAAAACTAAGGCTGCAATATGATTTCTGCCCTTCTGCCTGTATTGTGCTATTAGTGTGTATCAGGGGCTTAAACAGGGTATTTGCACATAGGGTGCTGTTCCGAAGCCTGATAGATTTTCAGCTCTACTTTTTAAGACATGCTTtttgattgttgattttgtAGCCATCTATTAAGCGCATTGAGTATTTGATAAACCATCTCTATCTAATCTTCCAGGTGTCAAATGCACGAAGTAgaattttgataaattagatATATGTTGACCTGGTCATTAGAAATAATTTTGTGGTCATTAAGCATAAGCTTGCAAAATCCATAGAATACATTACTTTCATAATAGAATTTTGGAGCTTACTGTATTTTGTATCAAACTTCATAGATTCCTCAGcttgtacaaaatttatatagaaCAAAGGGGTTATTGCTTTGCAGCAGATGGAAAATTTCAACTTATCATTAAGTTTTCATGTTGAATATGGGATTCTTGTTTGCTATATGGGGAATAGTTTCGTCAACAAATCTGAAGGGGTGGGGTTGGAATAGTTGATGTTCCATTGTTCCTTGTTTCATTGAGtcccttttttttaatacatctGACTCTACtgcaatgtagtatctgttcatatatacgttctcaacctattgaagcacaaagactcaatatcgcctccactaaaACTCGGACTCATGACCTTCCATTTGGAAAAGTCACtttgtgccactagaccacaaagtcattgGCAATTGGCTTAGTTGTTAAGATTACACTTGCATCCACATACGTAAGTTGCTAACAATAAGCCTTGATTCTCGAGTTCAAGGTAGTGTACACCTTACTTGTGCCATCCTGTGTTGCATGATACAGGAATCTTTTTTGCATTGTGCCCTGTATATAATGAAATGATTGTTGAAGGGTAGAGGTATACTAGAACTATTCCGCATATGAAATACCATCATGAATCACATTTTCATGCAGGATAAATTACTGTAATATCGACTGCAgggtttactttttttttttttttttttttttttttttttttttttttttttttttttNNNNNNNNNNNNNNNNNNNNNNNNNNNNNNNNNNNNNNNNNNNNNNNNNNNNNNNNNNNNNNNNNNNNNNNNNNNNNNNNNNNNNNNNNNNNNNNNNNNNNNNNNNNNNNNNNNNNNNNNNNNNNNNNNNNNNNNNNNNNNNNNNNNNNNNNNNNNNNNNNNNNNNNNNNNNNNNNNNNNNNNNNNNNNNNNNNNNNNNNNNNNNNNNNNNNNNNNNNNNNNNNNNNNNNNNNNNNNNNNNNNNNNNNNNNNNNNNNNNNNNNNNNNNNNNNNNNNNNNNNNNNNNNNNNNNNNNNNNNNNNNNNNNNNNNNNNNNNNNNNNNNNNNNNNNNNNNNNNNNNNNNNNNNNNNNNNNNNNNNNNNNNNNNNNNNNNNNNNNNNNNNNNNNNNNNNNNNNNNNNNNNNNNNNNNNNNNNNNNNNNNNNNNNNNNNNNNNNNNNNNNNNNNNNNNNNNNNNNNNNNNNNNNNNNNNNNNNNNNNNNNNNNNNNNNNNNNNNNNNNNNNNNNNNNNNNNNNNNNNNNNNNNNNNNNNNNNNNNNNNNNNNNNNNNNNNNNNNNNNNNNNNNNNNNNNNNNNNNNNNNNNNNNNNNNNNNNNNNNNNNNNNNNNNNNNNNNNNNNNNNNNNNNNNNNNNNNNNNNNNNNNNNNNNNNNNNNNNNNNNNNNNNNNNNNNNNNNNNNNNNNNNNNNNNNNNNNNNNNNNNNNNNNNNNNNNNNNNNNNNNNNNNNNNNNNNNNNNNNNNNNNNNNNNNNNNNNNNNNNNNNNNNNNNNNNNNNNNNNNNNNNNNNNNNNNNNNNNNNNNNNNNNNNNNNNNNNNNNNNNNNNNNNNNNNNNNNNNNNNNNNNNNNNNNNNNNNNNNNNNNNNNNNNNNNNNNNNNNNNNNNNNNNNNNtttttttttttttttttttttttttttttttttttttttttttttttgtatattcaaGTGCATACAGCTGTGGAAGCTATAAACACATCTCTGATCCATTTACTTGTATGAGCTGCATATCCCAGTTAGTAAACGAATtgtgagtatttttttttatatatatttttgaaatttaataaaaatgatgaaGTCATGAAGGTAATCCTTTTGCTGATCTAAACCTGTGAAGTTTAGTGCTATCAACGGTAACTAAGAGTGGGAGTGAGTAGTAATGGATGACGGAGAAGGTGATGAAATGGTGCAATAAGACACTGAGAGACCACATGTAGGAATACTGTGTCATAGTGTAGATATGGGGATGTTTGGCACTCAGTTgatagctgatagttgattgtGTTAGTAGGTTTGACCaactaat contains the following coding sequences:
- the LOC116003620 gene encoding nucleosome assembly protein 1;2, translated to MSYKKNTESADEVEELLRAAEDETLLRLSINSHTARGSSAQFIDADLDRRFQALKSRPKTSAVPNKPQKKPAPTASSRPDDVQGPKKVADGDLDGADDLFARFTALKSSLPSYSSSSGSVNDPGRAKLESGEEEDEDDEVEKLMKWAIDAARLDPSPPSDTDDDDVHDDSDEEEDEDSDGAKRKTKRK
- the LOC116003621 gene encoding uncharacterized protein LOC116003621, which translates into the protein MDVDAEPTMEETILVGDDLMMGPPSPIIPPEIASHVLEGVEMCDGILRNLFLCLQINEIEPFCQDEIILYQQCAEKRDKELRRRIQDSEHKLGLSMPLDLAKERAAQLESEVTSLDRRLILASGVEGMEGFRQRWSLHGRLMDTKKRLESLKQGMESRKEDEPTRNSPTRKKWFFW